A genomic region of Oryza glaberrima chromosome 1, OglaRS2, whole genome shotgun sequence contains the following coding sequences:
- the LOC127761309 gene encoding aldehyde dehydrogenase family 2 member C4-like isoform X2, with product MGSTGDCGNGKAADGGGAGGLVVPEIKFTKLFINGEFVDAASGKTFETRDPRTGDVLAHIAEADKADVDLAVKAAREAFEHGKWPRMSGYERSRVMNKLADLVEQHADELAALDGADAGKLLTLGKIIDMPAAAQMLRYYAGAADKIHGESLRVAGKYQGYTLREPIGVVGVIIPWNFPTMMFFLKVSPALAAGCTIVVKPAEQTPLSALYYAHLAKLAGVPDGVINVVPGFGPTAGAALSSHMDVDSVAFTGSAEIGRAIMESAARSNLKNVSLELGGKSPMIVFDDADVDMAVSLSSLAVFFNKGEICVAGSRVYVQEGIYDEFVKKAVEAAKNWKVGDPFDAATNMGPQVDKVQFERVLKYIEIGKNEGATLLTGGKPTGDKGYYIEPTIFVDVKEEMTIAQEEIFGPVMSLMKFKTVEEAIEKANCTKYGLAAGIVTKNLNIANMVSRSVRAGTVWVNCYFAFDPDAPFGGYKMSGFGRDQGMVAMDKYLQVKTVITAVPDSPWY from the exons ATGGGGAGCACCGGCGACTGCGGCAATGGAaaggcggccgacggcggcggcgccggcgggttgGTGGTGCCGGAGATCAAGTTCACCAAGCTCTTCATCAACGGCGAGTTCGTCGACGCCGCCTCGG GCAAGACATTTGAGACGAGGGACCCACGAACAGGCGATGTCCTAGCCCACATCGCAGAGGCAGACAAGGCTGATGTGGACCTCGCCGTCAAGGCCGCGAGGGAGGCCTTCGAGCACGGCAAGTGGCCCCGCATGTCAGGCTAT GAGAGGAGCAGGGTGATGAACAAGCTGGCCGACCTGGTGGAGCAGCACGCCGACGAGCTGGCGGCGCTGGACGGCGCCGACGCTGGGAAGCTGCTGACACTTGGCAAGATCATCGACATGCCTGCCGCGGCGCAGATGCTGCGGTACTacgccggcgcggccgacaaGATCCACGGCGAGTCCCTGCGGGTGGCCGGCAAGTACCAGGGGTACACCCTCAGGGAGCccatcggcgtcgtcggcgtcatcATCCCCTGGAACTTCCCCACCATGATGTTCTTCCTCAAGGTCAgccccgccctcgccgccggctgcacCATCGTCGTCAAGCCCGCCGAGCAGACGCCCCTCTCGGCTCTCTACTACGCTCACCTCGCCAAGCTG GCTGGAGTTCCGGATGGAGTGATCAACGTCGTCCCGGGATTCGGGCCGACAGCCGGTGCGGCACTCTCCTCCCACATGGACGTCGACAGT GTTGCTTTCACTGGCTCTGCTGAAATCGGCCGTGCCATCATGgagtcggcggcgcggagcaaCCTGAAGAATGTGTCTCTTGAGCTCGGCGGCAAGTCTCCGATGATAGTCTTCGACGACGCCGATGTCGACATGGCTGTCAGTCTGTCATCCCTTGCAGTTTTCTTCAACAAG GGAGAGATTTGCGTGGCCGGGTCACGCGTCTATGTCCAAGAAGGGATCTACGATGAGTTTGTGAAGAAAGCCGTGGAGGCTGCCAAGAACTGGAAAGTTGGAGACCCTTTTGATGCTGCCACCAACATGGGTCCTCAG GTCGACAAGGTCCAATTTGAGAGGGTTCTCAAGTACATTGAGATCGGCAAGAACGAGGGAGCAACCCTACTCACAGGTGGCAAACCCACTGGTGACAAAGGATACTACATTGAGCCTACCATATTTGTGGATGTCAAG GAGGAAATGACGATTGCGCAAGAGGAGATCTTCGGCCCGGTAATGTCCCTCATGAAGTTCAA gacggtggaggaggcgataGAGAAGGCCAACTGCACCAAGTACGGGCTGGCTGCCGGCATTGTGACCAAGAACCTCAACATTGCCAACATGGTGTCGAGGTCAGTGCGGGCCGGCACGGTGTGGGTGAACTGCTACTTCGCCTTCGACCCCGACGCGCCGTTCGGCGGGTACAAGATGAGCGGGTTCGGCCGGGACCAAGGGATGGTCGCCATGGACAAGTACCTGCAGGTCAAGACCGTCATCACCGCCGTCCCGGACTCGCCCTGGTACtga
- the LOC127761309 gene encoding aldehyde dehydrogenase family 2 member C4-like isoform X1: protein MGSTGDCGNGKAADGGGAGGLVVPEIKFTKLFINGEFVDAASGKTFETRDPRTGDVLAHIAEADKADVDLAVKAAREAFEHGKWPRMSGYERSRVMNKLADLVEQHADELAALDGADAGKLLTLGKIIDMPAAAQMLRYYAGAADKIHGESLRVAGKYQGYTLREPIGVVGVIIPWNFPTMMFFLKVSPALAAGCTIVVKPAEQTPLSALYYAHLAKLAGVPDGVINVVPGFGPTAGAALSSHMDVDSVAFTGSAEIGRAIMESAARSNLKNVSLELGGKSPMIVFDDADVDMAVSLSSLAVFFNKGEICVAGSRVYVQEGIYDEFVKKAVEAAKNWKVGDPFDAATNMGPQVDKVQFERVLKYIEIGKNEGATLLTGGKPTGDKGYYIEPTIFVDVKEEMTIAQEEIFGPDGGGGDREGQLHQVRAGCRHCDQEPQHCQHGVEVSAGRHGVGELLLRLRPRRAVRRVQDERVRPGPRDGRHGQVPAGQDRHHRRPGLALVLINQIKQQL, encoded by the exons ATGGGGAGCACCGGCGACTGCGGCAATGGAaaggcggccgacggcggcggcgccggcgggttgGTGGTGCCGGAGATCAAGTTCACCAAGCTCTTCATCAACGGCGAGTTCGTCGACGCCGCCTCGG GCAAGACATTTGAGACGAGGGACCCACGAACAGGCGATGTCCTAGCCCACATCGCAGAGGCAGACAAGGCTGATGTGGACCTCGCCGTCAAGGCCGCGAGGGAGGCCTTCGAGCACGGCAAGTGGCCCCGCATGTCAGGCTAT GAGAGGAGCAGGGTGATGAACAAGCTGGCCGACCTGGTGGAGCAGCACGCCGACGAGCTGGCGGCGCTGGACGGCGCCGACGCTGGGAAGCTGCTGACACTTGGCAAGATCATCGACATGCCTGCCGCGGCGCAGATGCTGCGGTACTacgccggcgcggccgacaaGATCCACGGCGAGTCCCTGCGGGTGGCCGGCAAGTACCAGGGGTACACCCTCAGGGAGCccatcggcgtcgtcggcgtcatcATCCCCTGGAACTTCCCCACCATGATGTTCTTCCTCAAGGTCAgccccgccctcgccgccggctgcacCATCGTCGTCAAGCCCGCCGAGCAGACGCCCCTCTCGGCTCTCTACTACGCTCACCTCGCCAAGCTG GCTGGAGTTCCGGATGGAGTGATCAACGTCGTCCCGGGATTCGGGCCGACAGCCGGTGCGGCACTCTCCTCCCACATGGACGTCGACAGT GTTGCTTTCACTGGCTCTGCTGAAATCGGCCGTGCCATCATGgagtcggcggcgcggagcaaCCTGAAGAATGTGTCTCTTGAGCTCGGCGGCAAGTCTCCGATGATAGTCTTCGACGACGCCGATGTCGACATGGCTGTCAGTCTGTCATCCCTTGCAGTTTTCTTCAACAAG GGAGAGATTTGCGTGGCCGGGTCACGCGTCTATGTCCAAGAAGGGATCTACGATGAGTTTGTGAAGAAAGCCGTGGAGGCTGCCAAGAACTGGAAAGTTGGAGACCCTTTTGATGCTGCCACCAACATGGGTCCTCAG GTCGACAAGGTCCAATTTGAGAGGGTTCTCAAGTACATTGAGATCGGCAAGAACGAGGGAGCAACCCTACTCACAGGTGGCAAACCCACTGGTGACAAAGGATACTACATTGAGCCTACCATATTTGTGGATGTCAAG GAGGAAATGACGATTGCGCAAGAGGAGATCTTCGGCCCG gacggtggaggaggcgataGAGAAGGCCAACTGCACCAAGTACGGGCTGGCTGCCGGCATTGTGACCAAGAACCTCAACATTGCCAACATGGTGTCGAGGTCAGTGCGGGCCGGCACGGTGTGGGTGAACTGCTACTTCGCCTTCGACCCCGACGCGCCGTTCGGCGGGTACAAGATGAGCGGGTTCGGCCGGGACCAAGGGATGGTCGCCATGGACAAGTACCTGCAGGTCAAGACCGTCATCACCGCCGTCCCGGACTCGCCCTGGTACtgataaatcaaatcaagcAGCAGCTATAG
- the LOC127755257 gene encoding transcription repressor OFP14: MQEDNISKKAKLRKSIQLFLSRNLKKIPPIHIPSSAIPAKISSNRLLSTCRFPRTPSLHGGGGGGGDHRTTDDDDGSNGRDQAATLSDVDRFLFDNFRSLYIHDGDNHQQRRQPPPSPGKFTQPAAAETSSSRSESVAEDARGTSSGDEDDNNSSTAIMLFSVDPYTDFRRSMQNIIEMHHGEEPQPLDWDFLEELLFYYLQLNEQSVHKYILKAFADLTAGAHVSCPARGKPQWADKSVRSRKHY; the protein is encoded by the coding sequence ATGCAAGAAGATAACATCAGTAAGAAAGCCAAGCTGCGAAAATCCATACAGCTCTTCCTTTCAAGAAACCTCAAGAAGATCCCACCGATTCACATCCCCAGCTCAGCCATCCCTGCGAAGATCAGCAGCAACCGCCTTCTCTCCACCTGCAGGTTCCCCAGAACCCCATcgctgcacggcggcggcggtggcggcggcgaccaccgcaccaccgacgacgacgacggcagcaaCGGCAGAGACCAGGCGGCGACGCTCTCCGACGTCGACCGCTTCCTCTTCGACAACTTCCGGTCCCTCTACATCCACGACGGCGACAACCATCAGCAGCGGCGACAACCACCACCATCTCCGGGGAAATTCACACAGCCAGCAGCGGCAGAGACATCATCATCAAGGTCAGAGTCGGTTGCAGAAGACGCAAGAGGAACAAGCTCGGGTGATGAAGACGACAACAACAGTAGTACGGCCATAATGCTGTTCTCCGTGGATCCTTACACGGACTTCCGGAGATCCATGCAGAACATAATAGAGATGCACCATGGTGAGGAACCTCAGCCGTTGGACTGGGACTTCTTGGAGGAGCTGCTCTTTTATTACCTGCAGCTCAATGAACAAAGTGTGCACAAGTACATTCTGAAGGCGTTCGCCGACCTTACTGCTGGAGCCCATGTCAGCTGCCCAGCCCGTGGGAAACCGCAATGGGCTGATAAGAGTGTCCGGAGTAGGAAACACTATTAG